One genomic segment of Natrialbaceae archaeon AArc-T1-2 includes these proteins:
- a CDS encoding GNAT family N-acetyltransferase — MLVRQARPAESLSVRRLLDAAMLEIDDLEARLDAGDVLVAVEGDRLVGAIVLEPRDRGAYVSAIAVSRRRRDRGIGTALVECALEREGRLTARFDERVRPFYQSLGFSIESIDDERYRGEREGRPTPS; from the coding sequence ATGCTCGTCCGCCAGGCACGGCCCGCGGAGTCGCTATCGGTTCGGCGACTCTTGGACGCCGCGATGCTCGAGATCGACGACCTCGAGGCACGACTCGACGCGGGAGACGTCCTCGTGGCGGTCGAAGGCGACCGACTCGTCGGCGCGATCGTCCTCGAACCGCGCGATCGCGGCGCGTACGTCTCGGCGATCGCCGTTAGCCGCCGGCGACGCGACCGCGGGATCGGCACCGCACTCGTCGAGTGTGCCCTCGAACGCGAGGGTCGACTCACCGCGCGGTTCGACGAGCGCGTCCGGCCGTTCTACCAGTCGCTCGGGTTCTCGATCGAGTCCATCGACGACGAGCGATACCGGGGCGAACGCGAGGGACGGCCGACGCCCTCGTAA
- the epsC gene encoding serine O-acetyltransferase EpsC — MDYSYTGDAHQVLREAYESDAEPFPTRSMAFPQRDPQRAELDVLERLLFPRCWNAEALLADEDAILALLEELGELFRTGIAPYAERDPTETVETVLDRLPALRETLKRDVEAAYKGDPAAKSYLEVIRSYPGVRAITMQRIAHVLYETGEPEFARELTEYAKRVTGIDIHPGAEIGEYFFVDHGTGVVIGETATIGDWVRIYQDVTLGALHFEEEEDDEHTLKKGYKRHPDIGDHVVIGAGTKVLGAITVGDHVSIGANSWVTDDIPDHTKVFVAEHPDQVRTRTE; from the coding sequence ATGGACTACAGCTACACCGGCGACGCACACCAGGTGCTCCGGGAGGCCTACGAGTCCGACGCGGAGCCGTTCCCGACTCGGTCGATGGCGTTTCCACAGCGCGATCCCCAGCGTGCGGAACTCGACGTCCTCGAACGCCTGCTGTTCCCTCGGTGCTGGAACGCCGAGGCCCTGCTCGCGGACGAGGACGCGATCCTGGCCCTGCTCGAGGAACTCGGCGAACTCTTCCGTACCGGAATCGCACCCTACGCCGAACGCGATCCGACAGAGACAGTCGAGACGGTCTTGGATCGGTTGCCGGCGCTCAGGGAGACGCTGAAACGCGACGTCGAGGCCGCCTACAAGGGCGACCCAGCCGCGAAGAGCTACCTCGAGGTCATCCGGTCGTATCCCGGTGTGCGCGCCATCACGATGCAACGGATCGCACACGTCCTCTACGAGACCGGCGAACCCGAGTTCGCTCGCGAACTCACCGAGTACGCAAAGCGGGTGACCGGCATCGACATCCATCCCGGCGCGGAGATTGGCGAGTACTTCTTCGTCGATCACGGTACCGGCGTCGTCATCGGTGAGACGGCGACGATCGGCGACTGGGTACGGATCTACCAGGACGTCACGCTCGGGGCCTTGCACTTCGAGGAGGAAGAAGACGACGAGCACACGCTAAAGAAGGGCTACAAGCGCCATCCGGACATCGGCGACCACGTCGTCATCGGCGCGGGAACGAAGGTGCTGGGAGCGATCACCGTCGGCGATCACGTCAGTATCGGTGCGAACTCGTGGGTGACCGACGATATCCCGGATCACACGAAGGTGTTCGTCGCCGAACACCCGGATCAGGTGCGAACACGGACCGAGTAG
- the samp2 gene encoding ubiquitin-like small modifier protein SAMP2 translates to MHVTVDVKGEGTHDLELGDASTYADLLEAVELSPHEVSVLVDGRPVPEDQPVETDHVTVLRLIKGG, encoded by the coding sequence ATGCACGTCACCGTCGACGTCAAGGGTGAAGGGACACACGACCTCGAGCTCGGCGACGCCTCGACGTATGCCGACCTGCTCGAGGCCGTCGAGTTGAGCCCTCACGAGGTGAGCGTCCTCGTCGACGGACGACCGGTGCCGGAAGATCAGCCGGTCGAGACCGACCACGTCACCGTCTTACGCTTGATCAAAGGCGGCTGA
- a CDS encoding HAD family hydrolase, giving the protein MALVAFDFDGTLSQSDMTVLLGEEAGVGDEMSGLLEQGRRGDLGVGESLRQRVALLEGVQTRQVDAAFDRISLRAGAADLIGDLRRSGHHVAILTGSFERGVERALEAAGIAVDDIVANRLVVENDALTGELEGPLLEGKKDGPLGEIATRAGIDLGRAIAVGDTRSDLPMLQVAGTAIGFAPDSVVEQHCDVVVTSIRRLRLYFEQHEIVDLPEGEQ; this is encoded by the coding sequence ATGGCACTCGTCGCGTTCGATTTCGACGGGACGCTCTCACAGTCGGATATGACCGTCCTCCTCGGGGAGGAAGCCGGTGTCGGCGACGAGATGAGCGGCCTCCTCGAGCAGGGACGTCGCGGCGACCTCGGCGTCGGGGAGAGCCTGCGCCAGCGTGTCGCCCTGCTCGAGGGAGTCCAGACGCGACAGGTCGACGCCGCCTTCGATCGCATCTCGTTGCGTGCGGGCGCGGCCGACCTGATCGGCGATCTCCGACGATCCGGCCACCACGTGGCGATCCTCACGGGGAGTTTCGAACGCGGCGTCGAGCGAGCACTCGAGGCGGCGGGCATCGCGGTCGACGATATCGTAGCAAACCGGCTCGTCGTCGAAAACGACGCGCTTACGGGCGAACTCGAGGGACCGCTGCTCGAGGGCAAGAAGGACGGCCCGCTTGGCGAAATCGCGACGAGAGCGGGGATCGATCTCGGACGAGCGATCGCGGTCGGCGACACCCGGTCGGACCTGCCGATGCTTCAGGTCGCCGGCACGGCGATCGGGTTTGCTCCCGATTCAGTCGTCGAACAACACTGCGACGTCGTCGTGACCTCGATCCGTCGGCTCCGGCTGTACTTCGAACAGCACGAGATCGTCGACCTGCCGGAAGGAGAGCAGTAG
- a CDS encoding ABC transporter permease, with product MSRLARIRAEAGADWRSFTRRRTAVFFTFFFPVILVVIFGALVRTDPTGGGLFAEPPGYYVPGYIAAVVLFTPLSRLGSEVARHREGSRFEKLATTPLSKTEWLFAQTIVNTVIIGVASLLILGLVLALTGAAVSFSPLLVAYVVVGVVCFCGFGVMLGSYTDSRDGAVAASNTIALPLLFLSETFVTLEQLPGWFAPLVNLSPLTYFARGVRAATYPGAETPAVAGVDPALANLGILAAIAVVAFAVGAWSIPQTD from the coding sequence ATGAGCCGACTCGCCCGGATTCGTGCCGAGGCGGGGGCCGACTGGCGATCGTTTACCCGTCGGCGGACGGCGGTCTTTTTCACCTTTTTCTTCCCCGTCATCCTGGTTGTCATCTTCGGCGCGCTCGTGCGAACTGATCCGACGGGCGGCGGGCTCTTCGCCGAGCCGCCGGGCTATTACGTTCCCGGCTACATCGCGGCCGTCGTTCTCTTCACGCCGCTGTCGCGGCTGGGAAGCGAGGTCGCTCGTCACCGTGAGGGAAGTCGCTTCGAGAAGCTCGCGACGACGCCGCTTTCGAAGACCGAGTGGCTGTTCGCCCAGACGATCGTCAACACGGTCATCATCGGCGTGGCGAGTCTGCTCATCCTCGGACTCGTGCTCGCGTTGACGGGGGCGGCGGTTTCGTTCTCCCCGCTGCTCGTCGCCTACGTCGTCGTCGGCGTCGTCTGCTTCTGTGGGTTCGGTGTCATGCTCGGCAGCTACACCGACTCCCGTGACGGAGCCGTCGCCGCGAGCAACACGATCGCGCTTCCGTTGCTGTTTCTCTCGGAGACGTTCGTCACCCTCGAGCAACTCCCCGGCTGGTTCGCGCCGCTCGTGAACCTCTCGCCGCTGACCTACTTCGCCCGCGGGGTCCGGGCGGCGACCTACCCCGGCGCGGAGACGCCCGCTGTCGCCGGCGTCGATCCGGCGCTTGCGAACCTCGGAATTCTCGCGGCGATCGCCGTCGTCGCGTTTGCCGTCGGCGCGTGGTCGATTCCACAGACCGATTGA
- a CDS encoding ABC transporter ATP-binding protein, with protein MEAVVAAEGVRKTYGDVVAVDGVSLSVDRGEVFGLIGPNGAGKTTLVRGLTGTLEPDSGRVRLLGDRPADVDRGRLGVLPQNFAPPDRLTAHELLTYYAGLYEESRDPDSVLVDVGLADVGGTWYEDLSGGEKRRVCVGSALVNDPDVLFLDEPTTGIDPAGRRTVWRLIEELAADGTTVFLTTHDMAEAQRLADRVGLLADGELVAVGTPDELVATHGGESSLAVETDAGADAFDDLSQATTRRDGVVFVEGVTPAEIGRVVDYLEDRDIAYTGLAWSEPDLEDVYLALADDAERARTRRGDGVETPIAPAGGETR; from the coding sequence ATGGAAGCCGTCGTCGCCGCGGAGGGTGTACGCAAGACCTACGGCGATGTCGTCGCCGTAGACGGCGTCTCGCTGTCGGTCGATCGCGGCGAAGTGTTCGGACTCATCGGTCCCAACGGGGCCGGCAAGACGACGCTCGTTCGGGGACTCACCGGCACGCTCGAGCCCGACTCGGGACGCGTCCGACTGCTCGGCGACCGACCCGCCGACGTCGACCGCGGTCGCCTCGGCGTACTGCCACAGAACTTTGCGCCACCGGACCGACTCACCGCTCACGAACTGCTCACCTACTACGCCGGTCTCTACGAAGAGAGTCGGGATCCCGACTCCGTCCTCGTCGACGTGGGACTGGCCGACGTCGGCGGGACGTGGTACGAGGACCTCTCGGGCGGAGAAAAGCGGCGAGTCTGTGTCGGTTCTGCGCTCGTCAACGATCCCGACGTGCTCTTTCTCGACGAGCCGACGACCGGTATCGACCCCGCCGGCCGACGAACCGTCTGGCGGCTGATCGAAGAGCTCGCCGCCGACGGCACGACCGTCTTTCTCACGACCCACGACATGGCCGAAGCCCAGCGACTGGCCGATCGCGTCGGCCTGCTCGCCGACGGCGAACTCGTGGCCGTCGGCACGCCCGACGAGCTCGTCGCGACACACGGCGGCGAGAGCAGCCTCGCCGTCGAGACGGACGCCGGAGCGGACGCGTTCGACGACCTCTCGCAGGCGACCACGAGACGGGACGGTGTCGTCTTCGTCGAGGGCGTCACGCCCGCCGAGATCGGACGCGTCGTCGACTACCTCGAAGATCGGGACATCGCCTACACCGGGCTGGCGTGGTCCGAGCCCGATCTTGAGGACGTCTACCTCGCACTTGCGGACGACGCGGAACGTGCCCGCACGCGTCGGGGCGACGGGGTGGAGACGCCGATCGCGCCGGCAGGGGGTGAGACGCGATGA